One region of Betaproteobacteria bacterium genomic DNA includes:
- the hflK gene encoding FtsH protease activity modulator HflK, translating to MSLNDPQWGKRGNEGPPDLDELLRNLNAKLNGLFGRKGGSQPPSGGGDGGARVGGGGVLLLAILVLLVWLASGFYIVDASNRGVVLRFGKYHETTQPGPRWHLPYPIESAEIVNLSQVRTVEVGYRNNVKSKVLKEALMLTDDENIIDIQFAVQYILKSPEDYLFNNRDTDDAVLQAAETAIREIVGKSKMDFVLYEGREQVAAEATKLMQGILDRYQTGILVSKVTMQNAQPPEQVQSAFDDAVKAGQDRERLKNEGQAYANDVIPKAKGAAARLLEEAQGYRQRVVASSEGEASRFTQVLAEYQKAPAVMRERLYLQTMQQVLESTSKIVIDQRAGGGSLLYLPLDKILQSAGSRGAPLPQSRQDATEASPAQTQRSREAFRSRERESR from the coding sequence ATGTCGTTGAACGATCCGCAGTGGGGCAAACGAGGCAACGAAGGCCCGCCCGACCTCGACGAACTATTGCGCAATCTGAATGCCAAGCTGAACGGATTGTTCGGCCGCAAGGGGGGCAGTCAGCCGCCCTCGGGCGGGGGCGACGGCGGCGCGCGTGTCGGCGGCGGCGGCGTGCTGCTCCTTGCCATCCTGGTTTTGCTGGTGTGGCTTGCGAGCGGGTTCTACATCGTCGATGCCAGTAACCGTGGCGTGGTGCTGCGCTTCGGCAAGTATCACGAGACCACCCAGCCGGGGCCGCGCTGGCACCTGCCGTATCCGATCGAGTCGGCCGAGATCGTGAACCTCTCGCAGGTGCGCACGGTGGAGGTCGGATACCGCAACAACGTCAAGAGCAAGGTGCTGAAAGAGGCGCTGATGCTCACCGACGACGAGAACATCATCGATATCCAGTTTGCGGTCCAGTACATTCTGAAGAGCCCCGAGGACTACCTCTTCAACAATCGCGACACCGACGACGCGGTGCTGCAGGCCGCGGAAACCGCGATTCGCGAGATCGTGGGCAAGAGCAAGATGGACTTCGTGCTCTACGAGGGCCGCGAGCAGGTGGCCGCGGAGGCGACCAAGCTCATGCAGGGGATTCTCGATCGCTACCAGACGGGCATCCTGGTGAGCAAGGTGACGATGCAGAACGCGCAGCCGCCCGAGCAGGTGCAATCCGCCTTCGACGATGCGGTCAAGGCGGGCCAGGACAGGGAGCGCCTGAAGAACGAGGGCCAGGCATACGCCAACGATGTCATCCCCAAGGCCAAGGGCGCTGCGGCGCGACTGCTCGAGGAAGCTCAGGGCTATCGCCAGCGGGTGGTGGCAAGCTCCGAGGGCGAGGCCTCCCGCTTCACGCAAGTGCTGGCGGAATACCAGAAGGCGCCCGCTGTAATGCGCGAGCGGCTGTACCTGCAGACCATGCAACAGGTGCTCGAGTCGACCAGCAAGATCGTCATCGATCAGCGCGCCGGCGGCGGCAGCCTCCTGTACCTGCCGCTGGACAAAATCCTGCAATCGGCCGGGAGCAGG
- the hflX gene encoding GTPase HflX: protein MLERPGNGHRAILVGLDLGEVGHAESVAELKQLTSSAGVAALATVGGRRERPDPAYFAGSGKVAELERVATDLGADVVIFNHDLAPAQQRNLELRLKRRVIDRTSLILDIFAQRARSHEGKLQVELAQLQHLSTRLKHGWSHLERQKGGIGLRGPGETQLETDRRLVGNRMKVLREKLDKVRSQRRVQRRARHRAEVFNVSLVGYTNAGKSTLFNALAQASAYAADQLFATLDTTSRRIQLDAQTEAVVSDTVGFIRGLPHTLVAAFRATLEETVQADLLLHVIDAAHPGHDQQAVDVDKVLDEIGAGGIPQLLVYNKVDLLGIEPEVVRDECGSISKIWLSARDRSGLAAVRAAIRSHSQQSKKIAAA from the coding sequence ATGCTGGAGCGTCCGGGTAACGGTCACCGGGCCATCTTGGTTGGCCTCGACCTGGGTGAGGTCGGTCATGCCGAAAGCGTCGCGGAGCTGAAGCAGCTCACCTCGAGCGCCGGCGTGGCCGCGCTGGCGACCGTGGGCGGGCGCCGCGAGCGACCCGATCCTGCCTATTTCGCCGGCAGCGGCAAGGTCGCAGAGCTCGAACGCGTGGCCACCGATCTCGGTGCCGACGTGGTCATCTTCAACCACGACCTGGCCCCGGCACAGCAGCGCAACCTGGAGCTGCGGCTCAAGCGCCGGGTCATCGATCGCACCAGCCTCATTCTCGATATCTTCGCCCAGCGGGCACGCAGCCATGAAGGCAAGCTGCAGGTCGAGCTCGCCCAGTTGCAGCACTTGTCGACCCGGCTCAAGCATGGCTGGAGCCACTTGGAGCGGCAGAAGGGCGGCATCGGCTTGCGCGGGCCCGGCGAGACCCAGCTCGAAACCGACCGGCGGCTGGTCGGCAATCGCATGAAGGTGCTGCGGGAGAAGCTCGACAAGGTGCGCTCGCAGCGCCGCGTTCAGCGCCGCGCCCGGCACCGGGCCGAGGTCTTCAACGTGTCCCTGGTCGGATACACGAACGCGGGCAAGTCGACGCTCTTCAATGCCCTCGCGCAAGCGTCCGCGTACGCGGCCGACCAGCTGTTCGCAACCCTCGATACCACCTCGCGGCGCATCCAGCTCGACGCCCAGACCGAGGCCGTCGTCTCCGACACGGTCGGGTTCATCCGCGGGCTACCGCATACGCTGGTCGCGGCGTTTCGCGCCACTCTCGAAGAGACCGTGCAGGCGGATCTGCTGCTGCACGTGATCGATGCGGCCCATCCCGGCCACGACCAGCAGGCGGTCGACGTCGACAAGGTGCTGGACGAGATCGGGGCGGGCGGGATCCCGCAGCTGCTCGTCTACAACAAGGTCGACCTGCTGGGGATCGAACCGGAGGTTGTGCGCGATGAGTGTGGTAGCATTTCAAAGATTTGGCTCAGCGCGCGCGACCGGTCGGGGCTCGCCGCGGTACGCGCAGCGATTCGCAGCCACAGCCAGCAATCCAAAAAGATAGCGGCCGCCTGA
- the hfq gene encoding RNA chaperone Hfq, with the protein MSGKGQLLQDPFLNALRKEHVPVSIYLVNGIKLQGQIESFDQYVVLLRNTVTQMVYKHAISTVVPSRPVNLQAEQAQES; encoded by the coding sequence ATGAGCGGAAAAGGCCAATTATTACAAGACCCATTCCTCAACGCGCTGCGCAAGGAGCATGTACCGGTGTCAATCTACCTGGTAAATGGCATCAAGCTCCAGGGCCAGATCGAGTCGTTCGACCAGTACGTGGTGCTGTTGCGCAATACGGTCACTCAGATGGTATACAAGCATGCCATTTCCACCGTCGTACCCTCCCGACCGGTCAACCTGCAGGCGGAACAAGCGCAAGAGAGCTGA
- the der gene encoding ribosome biogenesis GTPase Der — translation MLPTLVIVGRPNVGKSTLFNRLTRSRSAIVADTPGVTRDRHYGRGRVGARPFLVVDTGGFEPAASAGLPLQMARQTLGAITEADAVVFLADGREGLTAQDAVIAQRLRESGQRIWLVINKAEGLDRSVAAAEFHELGLGAPWPVSAAHGDGVAALIEDMLDAVAGAPEPEPDDAAERGEKRPRIAVVGRPNAGKSTLINTLLGAERLITSETAGTTRDSIEVEFDHRGRGYTLVDTAGLRRRARVSDPIEKFSVIRAMQAIEQANVAILVVDALEGVSDQDGNIAGYVIDAGRATVVAVNKCDRLSAAERSQLKAQLERRLNYLDFARFQFISARNGQGLDALMRAVDEAYRAAFLKMPTPRLTRVVRDAIAAYPPPRKGLNRPKLRYAHQGGNNPPIVVAHGTGVANLPQSYRRYLEGRVRAVFKLHGTPLRIEYRQGDNPYVHGSGRRAR, via the coding sequence GTGCTTCCCACGCTCGTAATCGTCGGACGCCCCAACGTGGGCAAGTCGACGCTGTTCAACCGGCTGACCCGCTCGCGCTCGGCCATCGTCGCCGATACGCCCGGCGTCACCCGCGATCGGCACTATGGACGTGGGCGCGTCGGCGCGCGGCCGTTTCTGGTGGTCGATACGGGAGGTTTCGAGCCCGCGGCCAGCGCGGGATTGCCGCTGCAGATGGCGCGGCAGACGCTGGGCGCCATCACGGAGGCCGACGCGGTCGTTTTCCTCGCTGACGGCCGCGAGGGATTGACAGCCCAGGACGCAGTGATCGCTCAGCGCCTGCGGGAAAGCGGGCAGCGCATCTGGCTGGTGATCAATAAGGCCGAAGGTCTCGACCGCAGCGTCGCGGCGGCGGAGTTCCACGAGCTCGGGCTGGGCGCGCCCTGGCCGGTCTCGGCGGCGCACGGCGATGGCGTTGCCGCGCTGATCGAGGACATGCTGGATGCGGTCGCCGGCGCGCCGGAGCCGGAGCCCGATGACGCAGCCGAGCGCGGGGAAAAGCGGCCGCGGATCGCGGTGGTGGGACGGCCGAATGCCGGCAAGTCCACCCTCATCAATACCTTGCTCGGCGCCGAGCGCCTCATCACCTCCGAGACCGCCGGCACGACCCGCGACAGTATCGAAGTCGAATTTGACCATCGGGGCCGCGGTTACACGCTCGTGGACACGGCCGGACTGCGGCGGCGGGCGAGGGTTTCGGACCCGATCGAGAAATTTTCAGTCATTCGCGCCATGCAGGCGATCGAGCAGGCCAATGTCGCGATTCTGGTCGTCGACGCCCTCGAAGGCGTGAGCGACCAGGACGGCAATATCGCCGGCTACGTGATCGATGCGGGCCGCGCCACCGTGGTGGCCGTCAACAAGTGCGACCGGCTCAGCGCCGCCGAGCGCTCGCAGCTCAAGGCGCAGCTGGAGCGCCGTCTCAACTACCTCGACTTCGCTCGCTTCCAGTTCATCTCCGCGCGCAACGGCCAGGGGCTCGATGCGCTCATGCGGGCCGTGGACGAAGCGTATCGGGCTGCGTTTCTGAAAATGCCGACGCCGAGACTCACCCGCGTGGTCCGGGACGCGATTGCCGCCTACCCGCCGCCGCGCAAGGGGCTCAACCGGCCGAAGCTGCGCTATGCCCATCAGGGCGGGAACAATCCCCCCATCGTGGTGGCCCACGGCACGGGTGTGGCCAATTTGCCGCAAAGCTATCGCCGCTACCTGGAAGGTCGGGTGCGCGCCGTTTTCAAGCTGCACGGGACGCCGCTCAGAATCGAATACCGCCAGGGCGACAATCCTTACGTGCACGGTTCAGGGCGCCGCGCCCGCTGA